A portion of the Phyllopteryx taeniolatus isolate TA_2022b chromosome 15, UOR_Ptae_1.2, whole genome shotgun sequence genome contains these proteins:
- the golga2 gene encoding golgin subfamily A member 2 isoform X5 — protein sequence MTWFVRAVDYHSSSSSRMADQSRQIKLAAAKKKLKEFQQKSSPTSVGGERGGGVLGGAGAKKKRKVKGPNQYDPSSIDRNSPDNFDNILKALSQSNGLILPAYGKSQDYPDTNGNESLAEENRPLSSTESLRQLSQQLNGLVSESSAAHVNGDFAPSVGERELDSRNQELSAALESSTLTNSQLNTKLDQLAQQSQELADQLQKERKEFEQKFSIEQGAMREQLQVHIQTIAILVSEKSELQTALQYTQQAARQKAGEAEELNSRLQSTKQRVSELERTLSSVSTQQKQFEKHNKELEKERDALRLEVFRQNNLSDESKQQSSELSEQLRQRAQETGALRLEVEDLHKRLEITDLMLQQCSTQSDPSSANQQIQLLLEEKQQIEVHNHQLMESVAQLKTERDYYAEQIQEGGRIWKDKTEQLLTQVSLVAEERDRNIERVQELEGTITELKNAAAVLSQERENQTAAEPQSSGPSERELAQQEALNTLQLEKDSLDAHYQSQLRDNEQLSRLCSEQEARLLTLEEQAESQAQEADNRRRMLEEVQSDKATISRALTQNRTLKDQLAELQNGFVQLTNENMELTTAMQSEQHVKKELARKMGELQEQLHNVKEQLEEKYKEAQGLAEQRDQVAAHLQQYSGAYQALASEREQLNQQYFTQSQLMDRLQHDESQGRAQLEVSQNELKRAQEHLDHLAKDNEHLKAEVRELLNSSALRLAPRDEGDGVESQLPQESIAESSAIVIPQDFESQKEMEEFIRGALAGLEAQRDEARRQLSEEHRLHMAAKHQAAVALSLEQHSHRGHHDHDRHHDHQHTQGQNSHCEHHLQHSERGGVPVEVHQALQTAMEKLQQRFTSLMQEKADLKERVEELEHRCIQLSGETDTIGEYIALYQSQRAIMKQKHQEKEHYISMLAQDKEEMKAKLAELQDLVMRLVAERNDWYSRYAGAVGGVASANPDLLPVGNDHRHPKEHALGDDLNAGSEAEAMEIIPLSEPTASQEAPSPDPSPPAEPKEDGTARQIMQLLQEIQNPQGPPRLPPFMGENPCIPFFYRPDEQDEVKILVV from the exons ATGACGTGGTTCGTCCGGGCCGTTGACtaccacagcagcagcagcagcaggatggCGGACCAGAGCAGGCAAATAAAACTTGCCGCAGCCAAGAAAAag CTGAAGGAGTTCCAGCAGAAGAGCTCTCCGACCAGTgttggaggagaaagaggaggaggagttttAGGTGGCGCAGGAGccaagaagaagaggaaagtCAAGGGACCCAACCAGTACGATCCATCCTCGATTGACAGAAACTCTCCAGACAAT TTTGACAATATTCTCAAAGCACTTAGTCAAAGCAATGGCCTAATCCTACCTGCATATGGCAAAAGTCAG GACTACCCTGACACCAATGGCAATGAGAGTTTAGCAGAGGAGAATAG ACCACTGTCTTCCACAGAGAGCCTGCGACAGCTCTCTCAGCAACTGAACGGCCTGGTCTCTGAA TCCTCTGCTGCACATGTGAATGGTGACTTTGCCCCGTCTGTCGGCGAGAGAGAATTGGAC AGTCGGAACCAGGAGCTGTCTGCTGCCCTGGAGTCCAGCACCTTAACAAACTCTCAGCTCAATACCAAGCTTGACCAGCTG GCACAACAATCTCAGGAGCTTGCAGATCAGCTGCAGaag GAGCGAAAGGAATTTGAGCAAAAGTTTTCCATAGAGCAGGGAGCCATGCGGGAGCAGCTACAG GTTCACATTCAAACCATTGCCATATTGGTGTCGGAGAAATCTGAGCTACAGACCGCACTACAGTACACACAACAGGCCGCACGGCAGAAAGCAG GGGAGGCAGAGGAGCTGAATAGTCGACTGCAGTCAACAAAGCAGAGGGTGTCGGAGCTGGAGAGAACGCTTTCCTCAGTATCGACACAACAGAAACAGTTTGAAAAG CACAACAAAGAGttagaaaaagagagagatgcCCTGAGGCTAGAggtatttagacaaaa cAATTTGAGCGACGAGTCCAAACAGCAGAGCTCGGAGCTGTCAGAGCAGCTGAGGCAGAGAGCGCAAGAGACTGGAGCATTGCGGCTGGAGGTGGAGGATCTCCACAAGAGGCTTGAGATCACcgacctcatgttgcagcag TGCTCCACCCAGTCGGACCCAAGTAGTGCCAACCAGCAGATCCAGTTACTGCTGGAAGAAAAGCAACAGATAGAAGTGCACAATCACCAG CTGATGGAGTCGGTTGCCCAGCTGAAGACAGAGAGGGACTATTATGCAGAGCAGATCCAGGAGGGGGGCCGCATTTGGAAAGACAAAACAGAGCAACTTTTAACACAA GTGTCACTGGTTGCAGAGGAGAGGGACAGAAACATTGAACGAGTCCAAGAACTTGAAGGTACAATCACAGAGCTGAAAAATGCTGCAG CAGTACTTTCCCAAGAGAGAGAAAACCAGACTGCTGCAGAACCTCAGTCCTCAGGCCCTTCAGAGAGGGAATTAGCTCAACAGGAGGCACTCAACACTTTGCAACTGGAAAAGGACTCTCTCGATGCGCATTACCAGTCACAG CTGCGTGACAATGAGCAGCTGAGTCGCCTGTGCTCAGAGCAAGAAGCGCGTCTGTTGACTCTGGAGGAGCAGGCTGAGAGCCAGGCCCAGGAGGCCGACAACCGTCGCCGCATGCTGGAAGAAGTTCAGTCTGACAAAGCGACCATCAGCCGTGCTCTCACGCAGAACCGAACACTAAAGGACCAGCTTGCTGAGCTGCAGAATGGCTTTGTTCAATtg ACAAATGAGAACATGGAGCTGACCACCGCCATGCAGTCTGAGCAGCATGTTAAGAAGGAACTTGCGCGCAAGATGGGCGAGCTTCAAGAGCAGCTGCACAACGTCAAGGAGCAG CTGGAAGAGAAATACAAGGAGGCTCAAGGTCTGGCCGAGCAGAGGGACCAGGTGGCGGCCCACCTGCAGCAGTACAGCGGCGCCTACCAGGCGCTGGCCTCCGAGAGGGAGCAGCTCAACCAGCAGTATTTCACGCAGAGCCAGCTCATGGACCGGCTGCAGCATGATGAGTCCCAGGGCCGCGCTCAGCTGGAAGTCAGCCAGAATGAACTGAAGCGAGCACAG GAGCATTTGGATCATTTGGCGAAAGATAATGAACATTTGAAGGCTGAGGTGAGGGAGCTGCTCAACAGTTCAGCTCTACGCTTGGCACCCAGAGATGAAG GAGACGGAGTGGAAAGCCAGTTGCCTCAAGAGAGCATTGCTGAATCATCCGCCATTGTCATCCCGCAAGACTTTGAGAGCCAGAAAGAAATG GAAGAGTTCATCCGCGGTGCGTTGGCCGGGTTGGAGGCGCAGCGAGACGAGGCCAGGAGGCAGCTGAGTGAGGAGCACCGACTCCACATGGCCGCAAAGCACCAGGCTGCTGTGGCTCTCAGCCTCGAGCAGCACAGCCACCGTGGGCATCATGATCACGATCGCCATCATGATCATCAGCACACTCAGGGCCAAAATAGTCACTGTGAACACCATCTCCAACATTCAG AAAGAGGAGGAGTACCAGTGGAAGTTCATCAAGCGTTACAGACGGCAATGGAGAAACTCCAGCAGCGGTTCACTTCGCTCATGCAGGAGAAGGCCGATCTGAAGGAGCGCGTGGAGGAGCTGGAGCACCGCTGCATCCAGCTGTCCGGCGAGACAGACACCATCG GAGAGTACATTGCCCTGTACCAGAGCCAGAGGGCCATCATGAAGCAGAAGCACCAGGAGAAGGAGCATTACATCAGCATGCTAGCTCAGGACAAAGAGGAGATGAAG GCAAAGCTGGCAGAGCTGCAGGACCTGGTCATGAGGCTGGTGGCTGAGCGGAATGACTGGTACAGCAGATACGCCGGTGCAGTGGGCGGCGTGGCCTCTGCGAACCCCGACCTCCTTCCTGTTGGCAACGACCACCGTCACCCCAAAGAACATGCACTCGGTGACGACCTCAATGCTGGTAGCGAAGCAG AAGCCATGGAGATCATCCCTCTTTCTGAGCCCACCGCCAGCCAGGAAGCCCCCTCGCCTGACCCCTCGCCCCCCGCTGAGCCCAAGGAGGACGGCACGGCGCGCCAGATCATGCAACTGCTGCAGGAGATCCAGAACCCGCAGGGGCCACCGCGGCTGCCCCCCTTCATGGGCGAGAATCCCTGCATCCCCTTCTTCTACCGTCCCGACGAGCAAGACGAGGTCAAGATCCTGGTGGTGTGA
- the golga2 gene encoding golgin subfamily A member 2 isoform X2, producing the protein MTWFVRAVDYHSSSSSRMADQSRQIKLAAAKKKLKEFQQKSSPTSVGGERGGGVLGGAGAKKKRKVKGPNQYDPSSIDRNSPDNFDNILKALSQSNGLILPAYGKSQTVADMETIGSSGPSPRGELDPHSSLTNTTSTNTTTNLQSVGHHTDMLQDYPDTNGNESLAEENRPLSSTESLRQLSQQLNGLVSESSAAHVNGDFAPSVGERELDSRNQELSAALESSTLTNSQLNTKLDQLAQQSQELADQLQKERKEFEQKFSIEQGAMREQLQVHIQTIAILVSEKSELQTALQYTQQAARQKAGEAEELNSRLQSTKQRVSELERTLSSVSTQQKQFEKHNKELEKERDALRLEVFRQNNLSDESKQQSSELSEQLRQRAQETGALRLEVEDLHKRLEITDLMLQQCSTQSDPSSANQQIQLLLEEKQQIEVHNHQLMESVAQLKTERDYYAEQIQEGGRIWKDKTEQLLTQVSLVAEERDRNIERVQELEGTITELKNAAVLSQERENQTAAEPQSSGPSERELAQQEALNTLQLEKDSLDAHYQSQLRDNEQLSRLCSEQEARLLTLEEQAESQAQEADNRRRMLEEVQSDKATISRALTQNRTLKDQLAELQNGFVQLTNENMELTTAMQSEQHVKKELARKMGELQEQLHNVKEQLEEKYKEAQGLAEQRDQVAAHLQQYSGAYQALASEREQLNQQYFTQSQLMDRLQHDESQGRAQLEVSQNELKRAQEHLDHLAKDNEHLKAEVRELLNSSALRLAPRDEGDGVESQLPQESIAESSAIVIPQDFESQKEMEEFIRGALAGLEAQRDEARRQLSEEHRLHMAAKHQAAVALSLEQHSHRGHHDHDRHHDHQHTQGQNSHCEHHLQHSERGGVPVEVHQALQTAMEKLQQRFTSLMQEKADLKERVEELEHRCIQLSGETDTIGEYIALYQSQRAIMKQKHQEKEHYISMLAQDKEEMKAKLAELQDLVMRLVAERNDWYSRYAGAVGGVASANPDLLPVGNDHRHPKEHALGDDLNAGSEAEAMEIIPLSEPTASQEAPSPDPSPPAEPKEDGTARQIMQLLQEIQNPQGPPRLPPFMGENPCIPFFYRPDEQDEVKILVV; encoded by the exons ATGACGTGGTTCGTCCGGGCCGTTGACtaccacagcagcagcagcagcaggatggCGGACCAGAGCAGGCAAATAAAACTTGCCGCAGCCAAGAAAAag CTGAAGGAGTTCCAGCAGAAGAGCTCTCCGACCAGTgttggaggagaaagaggaggaggagttttAGGTGGCGCAGGAGccaagaagaagaggaaagtCAAGGGACCCAACCAGTACGATCCATCCTCGATTGACAGAAACTCTCCAGACAAT TTTGACAATATTCTCAAAGCACTTAGTCAAAGCAATGGCCTAATCCTACCTGCATATGGCAAAAGTCAG ACCGTAGCCGACATGGAGACCATCGGGTCCTCGGGTCCCTCGCCAAGGGGCGAGCTTGACCCACACTCATCCCTGACTAACACTACTAGCACTAACACCACTACTAACCTCCAGAGTGTCGGCCACCACACTGACATGCTGCAG GACTACCCTGACACCAATGGCAATGAGAGTTTAGCAGAGGAGAATAG ACCACTGTCTTCCACAGAGAGCCTGCGACAGCTCTCTCAGCAACTGAACGGCCTGGTCTCTGAA TCCTCTGCTGCACATGTGAATGGTGACTTTGCCCCGTCTGTCGGCGAGAGAGAATTGGAC AGTCGGAACCAGGAGCTGTCTGCTGCCCTGGAGTCCAGCACCTTAACAAACTCTCAGCTCAATACCAAGCTTGACCAGCTG GCACAACAATCTCAGGAGCTTGCAGATCAGCTGCAGaag GAGCGAAAGGAATTTGAGCAAAAGTTTTCCATAGAGCAGGGAGCCATGCGGGAGCAGCTACAG GTTCACATTCAAACCATTGCCATATTGGTGTCGGAGAAATCTGAGCTACAGACCGCACTACAGTACACACAACAGGCCGCACGGCAGAAAGCAG GGGAGGCAGAGGAGCTGAATAGTCGACTGCAGTCAACAAAGCAGAGGGTGTCGGAGCTGGAGAGAACGCTTTCCTCAGTATCGACACAACAGAAACAGTTTGAAAAG CACAACAAAGAGttagaaaaagagagagatgcCCTGAGGCTAGAggtatttagacaaaa cAATTTGAGCGACGAGTCCAAACAGCAGAGCTCGGAGCTGTCAGAGCAGCTGAGGCAGAGAGCGCAAGAGACTGGAGCATTGCGGCTGGAGGTGGAGGATCTCCACAAGAGGCTTGAGATCACcgacctcatgttgcagcag TGCTCCACCCAGTCGGACCCAAGTAGTGCCAACCAGCAGATCCAGTTACTGCTGGAAGAAAAGCAACAGATAGAAGTGCACAATCACCAG CTGATGGAGTCGGTTGCCCAGCTGAAGACAGAGAGGGACTATTATGCAGAGCAGATCCAGGAGGGGGGCCGCATTTGGAAAGACAAAACAGAGCAACTTTTAACACAA GTGTCACTGGTTGCAGAGGAGAGGGACAGAAACATTGAACGAGTCCAAGAACTTGAAGGTACAATCACAGAGCTGAAAAATGCTGCAG TACTTTCCCAAGAGAGAGAAAACCAGACTGCTGCAGAACCTCAGTCCTCAGGCCCTTCAGAGAGGGAATTAGCTCAACAGGAGGCACTCAACACTTTGCAACTGGAAAAGGACTCTCTCGATGCGCATTACCAGTCACAG CTGCGTGACAATGAGCAGCTGAGTCGCCTGTGCTCAGAGCAAGAAGCGCGTCTGTTGACTCTGGAGGAGCAGGCTGAGAGCCAGGCCCAGGAGGCCGACAACCGTCGCCGCATGCTGGAAGAAGTTCAGTCTGACAAAGCGACCATCAGCCGTGCTCTCACGCAGAACCGAACACTAAAGGACCAGCTTGCTGAGCTGCAGAATGGCTTTGTTCAATtg ACAAATGAGAACATGGAGCTGACCACCGCCATGCAGTCTGAGCAGCATGTTAAGAAGGAACTTGCGCGCAAGATGGGCGAGCTTCAAGAGCAGCTGCACAACGTCAAGGAGCAG CTGGAAGAGAAATACAAGGAGGCTCAAGGTCTGGCCGAGCAGAGGGACCAGGTGGCGGCCCACCTGCAGCAGTACAGCGGCGCCTACCAGGCGCTGGCCTCCGAGAGGGAGCAGCTCAACCAGCAGTATTTCACGCAGAGCCAGCTCATGGACCGGCTGCAGCATGATGAGTCCCAGGGCCGCGCTCAGCTGGAAGTCAGCCAGAATGAACTGAAGCGAGCACAG GAGCATTTGGATCATTTGGCGAAAGATAATGAACATTTGAAGGCTGAGGTGAGGGAGCTGCTCAACAGTTCAGCTCTACGCTTGGCACCCAGAGATGAAG GAGACGGAGTGGAAAGCCAGTTGCCTCAAGAGAGCATTGCTGAATCATCCGCCATTGTCATCCCGCAAGACTTTGAGAGCCAGAAAGAAATG GAAGAGTTCATCCGCGGTGCGTTGGCCGGGTTGGAGGCGCAGCGAGACGAGGCCAGGAGGCAGCTGAGTGAGGAGCACCGACTCCACATGGCCGCAAAGCACCAGGCTGCTGTGGCTCTCAGCCTCGAGCAGCACAGCCACCGTGGGCATCATGATCACGATCGCCATCATGATCATCAGCACACTCAGGGCCAAAATAGTCACTGTGAACACCATCTCCAACATTCAG AAAGAGGAGGAGTACCAGTGGAAGTTCATCAAGCGTTACAGACGGCAATGGAGAAACTCCAGCAGCGGTTCACTTCGCTCATGCAGGAGAAGGCCGATCTGAAGGAGCGCGTGGAGGAGCTGGAGCACCGCTGCATCCAGCTGTCCGGCGAGACAGACACCATCG GAGAGTACATTGCCCTGTACCAGAGCCAGAGGGCCATCATGAAGCAGAAGCACCAGGAGAAGGAGCATTACATCAGCATGCTAGCTCAGGACAAAGAGGAGATGAAG GCAAAGCTGGCAGAGCTGCAGGACCTGGTCATGAGGCTGGTGGCTGAGCGGAATGACTGGTACAGCAGATACGCCGGTGCAGTGGGCGGCGTGGCCTCTGCGAACCCCGACCTCCTTCCTGTTGGCAACGACCACCGTCACCCCAAAGAACATGCACTCGGTGACGACCTCAATGCTGGTAGCGAAGCAG AAGCCATGGAGATCATCCCTCTTTCTGAGCCCACCGCCAGCCAGGAAGCCCCCTCGCCTGACCCCTCGCCCCCCGCTGAGCCCAAGGAGGACGGCACGGCGCGCCAGATCATGCAACTGCTGCAGGAGATCCAGAACCCGCAGGGGCCACCGCGGCTGCCCCCCTTCATGGGCGAGAATCCCTGCATCCCCTTCTTCTACCGTCCCGACGAGCAAGACGAGGTCAAGATCCTGGTGGTGTGA
- the golga2 gene encoding golgin subfamily A member 2 isoform X3: MTWFVRAVDYHSSSSSRMADQSRQIKLAAAKKKLKEFQQKSSPTSVGGERGGGVLGGAGAKKKRKVKGPNQYDPSSIDRNSPDNTVADMETIGSSGPSPRGELDPHSSLTNTTSTNTTTNLQSVGHHTDMLQDYPDTNGNESLAEENRPLSSTESLRQLSQQLNGLVSESSAAHVNGDFAPSVGERELDSRNQELSAALESSTLTNSQLNTKLDQLAQQSQELADQLQKERKEFEQKFSIEQGAMREQLQVHIQTIAILVSEKSELQTALQYTQQAARQKAGEAEELNSRLQSTKQRVSELERTLSSVSTQQKQFEKHNKELEKERDALRLEVFRQNNLSDESKQQSSELSEQLRQRAQETGALRLEVEDLHKRLEITDLMLQQCSTQSDPSSANQQIQLLLEEKQQIEVHNHQLMESVAQLKTERDYYAEQIQEGGRIWKDKTEQLLTQVSLVAEERDRNIERVQELEGTITELKNAAAVLSQERENQTAAEPQSSGPSERELAQQEALNTLQLEKDSLDAHYQSQLRDNEQLSRLCSEQEARLLTLEEQAESQAQEADNRRRMLEEVQSDKATISRALTQNRTLKDQLAELQNGFVQLTNENMELTTAMQSEQHVKKELARKMGELQEQLHNVKEQLEEKYKEAQGLAEQRDQVAAHLQQYSGAYQALASEREQLNQQYFTQSQLMDRLQHDESQGRAQLEVSQNELKRAQEHLDHLAKDNEHLKAEVRELLNSSALRLAPRDEGDGVESQLPQESIAESSAIVIPQDFESQKEMEEFIRGALAGLEAQRDEARRQLSEEHRLHMAAKHQAAVALSLEQHSHRGHHDHDRHHDHQHTQGQNSHCEHHLQHSERGGVPVEVHQALQTAMEKLQQRFTSLMQEKADLKERVEELEHRCIQLSGETDTIGEYIALYQSQRAIMKQKHQEKEHYISMLAQDKEEMKAKLAELQDLVMRLVAERNDWYSRYAGAVGGVASANPDLLPVGNDHRHPKEHALGDDLNAGSEAEAMEIIPLSEPTASQEAPSPDPSPPAEPKEDGTARQIMQLLQEIQNPQGPPRLPPFMGENPCIPFFYRPDEQDEVKILVV, from the exons ATGACGTGGTTCGTCCGGGCCGTTGACtaccacagcagcagcagcagcaggatggCGGACCAGAGCAGGCAAATAAAACTTGCCGCAGCCAAGAAAAag CTGAAGGAGTTCCAGCAGAAGAGCTCTCCGACCAGTgttggaggagaaagaggaggaggagttttAGGTGGCGCAGGAGccaagaagaagaggaaagtCAAGGGACCCAACCAGTACGATCCATCCTCGATTGACAGAAACTCTCCAGACAAT ACCGTAGCCGACATGGAGACCATCGGGTCCTCGGGTCCCTCGCCAAGGGGCGAGCTTGACCCACACTCATCCCTGACTAACACTACTAGCACTAACACCACTACTAACCTCCAGAGTGTCGGCCACCACACTGACATGCTGCAG GACTACCCTGACACCAATGGCAATGAGAGTTTAGCAGAGGAGAATAG ACCACTGTCTTCCACAGAGAGCCTGCGACAGCTCTCTCAGCAACTGAACGGCCTGGTCTCTGAA TCCTCTGCTGCACATGTGAATGGTGACTTTGCCCCGTCTGTCGGCGAGAGAGAATTGGAC AGTCGGAACCAGGAGCTGTCTGCTGCCCTGGAGTCCAGCACCTTAACAAACTCTCAGCTCAATACCAAGCTTGACCAGCTG GCACAACAATCTCAGGAGCTTGCAGATCAGCTGCAGaag GAGCGAAAGGAATTTGAGCAAAAGTTTTCCATAGAGCAGGGAGCCATGCGGGAGCAGCTACAG GTTCACATTCAAACCATTGCCATATTGGTGTCGGAGAAATCTGAGCTACAGACCGCACTACAGTACACACAACAGGCCGCACGGCAGAAAGCAG GGGAGGCAGAGGAGCTGAATAGTCGACTGCAGTCAACAAAGCAGAGGGTGTCGGAGCTGGAGAGAACGCTTTCCTCAGTATCGACACAACAGAAACAGTTTGAAAAG CACAACAAAGAGttagaaaaagagagagatgcCCTGAGGCTAGAggtatttagacaaaa cAATTTGAGCGACGAGTCCAAACAGCAGAGCTCGGAGCTGTCAGAGCAGCTGAGGCAGAGAGCGCAAGAGACTGGAGCATTGCGGCTGGAGGTGGAGGATCTCCACAAGAGGCTTGAGATCACcgacctcatgttgcagcag TGCTCCACCCAGTCGGACCCAAGTAGTGCCAACCAGCAGATCCAGTTACTGCTGGAAGAAAAGCAACAGATAGAAGTGCACAATCACCAG CTGATGGAGTCGGTTGCCCAGCTGAAGACAGAGAGGGACTATTATGCAGAGCAGATCCAGGAGGGGGGCCGCATTTGGAAAGACAAAACAGAGCAACTTTTAACACAA GTGTCACTGGTTGCAGAGGAGAGGGACAGAAACATTGAACGAGTCCAAGAACTTGAAGGTACAATCACAGAGCTGAAAAATGCTGCAG CAGTACTTTCCCAAGAGAGAGAAAACCAGACTGCTGCAGAACCTCAGTCCTCAGGCCCTTCAGAGAGGGAATTAGCTCAACAGGAGGCACTCAACACTTTGCAACTGGAAAAGGACTCTCTCGATGCGCATTACCAGTCACAG CTGCGTGACAATGAGCAGCTGAGTCGCCTGTGCTCAGAGCAAGAAGCGCGTCTGTTGACTCTGGAGGAGCAGGCTGAGAGCCAGGCCCAGGAGGCCGACAACCGTCGCCGCATGCTGGAAGAAGTTCAGTCTGACAAAGCGACCATCAGCCGTGCTCTCACGCAGAACCGAACACTAAAGGACCAGCTTGCTGAGCTGCAGAATGGCTTTGTTCAATtg ACAAATGAGAACATGGAGCTGACCACCGCCATGCAGTCTGAGCAGCATGTTAAGAAGGAACTTGCGCGCAAGATGGGCGAGCTTCAAGAGCAGCTGCACAACGTCAAGGAGCAG CTGGAAGAGAAATACAAGGAGGCTCAAGGTCTGGCCGAGCAGAGGGACCAGGTGGCGGCCCACCTGCAGCAGTACAGCGGCGCCTACCAGGCGCTGGCCTCCGAGAGGGAGCAGCTCAACCAGCAGTATTTCACGCAGAGCCAGCTCATGGACCGGCTGCAGCATGATGAGTCCCAGGGCCGCGCTCAGCTGGAAGTCAGCCAGAATGAACTGAAGCGAGCACAG GAGCATTTGGATCATTTGGCGAAAGATAATGAACATTTGAAGGCTGAGGTGAGGGAGCTGCTCAACAGTTCAGCTCTACGCTTGGCACCCAGAGATGAAG GAGACGGAGTGGAAAGCCAGTTGCCTCAAGAGAGCATTGCTGAATCATCCGCCATTGTCATCCCGCAAGACTTTGAGAGCCAGAAAGAAATG GAAGAGTTCATCCGCGGTGCGTTGGCCGGGTTGGAGGCGCAGCGAGACGAGGCCAGGAGGCAGCTGAGTGAGGAGCACCGACTCCACATGGCCGCAAAGCACCAGGCTGCTGTGGCTCTCAGCCTCGAGCAGCACAGCCACCGTGGGCATCATGATCACGATCGCCATCATGATCATCAGCACACTCAGGGCCAAAATAGTCACTGTGAACACCATCTCCAACATTCAG AAAGAGGAGGAGTACCAGTGGAAGTTCATCAAGCGTTACAGACGGCAATGGAGAAACTCCAGCAGCGGTTCACTTCGCTCATGCAGGAGAAGGCCGATCTGAAGGAGCGCGTGGAGGAGCTGGAGCACCGCTGCATCCAGCTGTCCGGCGAGACAGACACCATCG GAGAGTACATTGCCCTGTACCAGAGCCAGAGGGCCATCATGAAGCAGAAGCACCAGGAGAAGGAGCATTACATCAGCATGCTAGCTCAGGACAAAGAGGAGATGAAG GCAAAGCTGGCAGAGCTGCAGGACCTGGTCATGAGGCTGGTGGCTGAGCGGAATGACTGGTACAGCAGATACGCCGGTGCAGTGGGCGGCGTGGCCTCTGCGAACCCCGACCTCCTTCCTGTTGGCAACGACCACCGTCACCCCAAAGAACATGCACTCGGTGACGACCTCAATGCTGGTAGCGAAGCAG AAGCCATGGAGATCATCCCTCTTTCTGAGCCCACCGCCAGCCAGGAAGCCCCCTCGCCTGACCCCTCGCCCCCCGCTGAGCCCAAGGAGGACGGCACGGCGCGCCAGATCATGCAACTGCTGCAGGAGATCCAGAACCCGCAGGGGCCACCGCGGCTGCCCCCCTTCATGGGCGAGAATCCCTGCATCCCCTTCTTCTACCGTCCCGACGAGCAAGACGAGGTCAAGATCCTGGTGGTGTGA